From one Acinonyx jubatus isolate Ajub_Pintada_27869175 chromosome B1, VMU_Ajub_asm_v1.0, whole genome shotgun sequence genomic stretch:
- the LOC106978837 gene encoding LOW QUALITY PROTEIN: Golgi SNAP receptor complex member 2 (The sequence of the model RefSeq protein was modified relative to this genomic sequence to represent the inferred CDS: inserted 3 bases in 3 codons; deleted 2 bases in 1 codon; substituted 3 bases at 3 genomic stop codons): MYTVKPGPDLVGAGNVKPLHQQTHKQVPKAQSHMGXEMADKQSLYLVENKIXANTDQIFSHLELLGIMSSKEPPNQRKNATLHTDRLKXHTQYLXTALRNFQHQRYTRAQQKTRQQEELLGATSTTNDXDTTTLMHDSLWSDSSLQKIHHGMDGLSGVGHSILEGLRAQRLTLKGTQEIPDTANMLGLSNSDVAFQDRXCMIRGASLTRVVMFLGEQYWSEPATPTG; this comes from the exons atgtacACTGTAAAGCCAGGACCGGACCTGGTGGGGGCTGGCAACGTGAAGCCGCTACACCAGCAAACACACAAGCAGGTCCCTAAGGCCCAGTCTCACATGG CTGAGATGGCAGACAAACAGTCTCTGTATTtagtagaaaacaaaatctaaGCAAACACAGACCAGATATTCAGCCATCTAGAACTTCTAGGGATTATGTCCAGCAAAGAGCCCCCTAACCAAAGAAAGAACGCCACGCTTCACACGGACAGGTTAAAGTAGCACACCCAGTACCTGTAGACTGCTCTCAGAAACTTCCAGCATCAGCGGTACACAAGGGCACAGCAGAAG ACAAGACAGCAAGAGGAGCTTCTGGGTGCCACCTCCACCACTAATG TCGACACCACCACCCTAATGCATGACTCACTGTGGTCTGACTCTTCCCTCCAGAAAATTCACCATGGCATGGATGGCCTCAGTGGAGTCGGACACAGTATTCTGGAAGGACTGAGGGCCCAGAGACTGACCTTGAAGGGGACTCAGGAGATCCCGGACACTGCCAACATGCTGGGCTTATCCAACAGTGACGTGGCTTTCCAGGACA GCTGTATGATCCGTGGGGCGTCGCTCACCCGAGTGGTCATGTTCCTCGGGGAGCAGTACTGGAGTGAGCCAGCCACGCCCACTGGCTGA
- the LOC106978860 gene encoding heterogeneous nuclear ribonucleoprotein A3-like — protein MDRLGTRVGRGESGLKMEGHDPKEPEQLRKRFIGGLSFETTDDSLREHFEKWGTLTDCVVMRDPQTKRSRGFGFVTYSCVEEVDAAMCARPHKVDGRVVEPKRAVSREDSVKPGAHLTVKKIFVGGIKEDTEEYNLRDYFEKYGKIETIEVMEDRQSGKKRGFALVTFDDHDTVDKIVVQKYHTINGHNCEVKKALSKQEMQSAGSQRGRGGGSGNFMGRGGNFGGRGGYSGGGGGGGGSRGSYGGGDGGCNGPGGDGGNYGGGPGSRGRGGYGGGGPGYGNQGGGYGGGGGGYDGYNEGGNFGGNYGGGGNYNDFGNYSGQQQSNYGPMKGDSFGGRSSGSPYGGGYGSGGGSGGYGSRRF, from the coding sequence ATGGACAGGCTGGGAACTCGAGTTGGAAGAGGCGAGTCCGGTCTCAAAATGGAGGGCCATGATCCAAAGGAACCAGAGCAGTTGAGAAAACGGTTTATTGGTGGTTTGAGCTTTGAAACTACAGATGATAGTTTaagagaacattttgaaaaatggggCACACTTACAGATTGTGTGGTGATGAGAGACCCCCAAACAAAACGTTCCAGGGGTTTTGGTTTTGTGACTTACTCTTGTGTGGAGGAGGTGGATGCAGCAATGTGTGCTCGACCACACAAGGTTGATGGGCGTGTAGTGGAACCAAAGAGAGCTGTTTCTAGAGAGGATTCTGTAAAGCCTGGTGCCCATCTAACTGTGAAGAAAATTTTTGTTGGTGGcattaaagaagatacagaagaatATAATTTGAGAGACTACTTTGAAAAGTATGGCAAGATTGAAACCATAGAAGTTATGGAGGACAGGCAgagtggaaaaaagagaggatTTGCTCTTGTAACTTTTGATGATCATGATACAGTTGATAAAATTGTTGTTCAGAAATACCACACTATTAATGGGCATAATTGTGAAGTGAAAAAGGCCCTTTCTAAACAAGAAATGCAGTCTGCTGGCTCGCAAAGAGGTCGTGGAGGTGGATCTGGCAACTTTATGGGTCGTGGAGGAAACTTTGGTGGAAGAGGAGGCTAcagtggtggaggtggtggaggtggtggcagCAGAGGTAGCTATGGAGGAGGTGATGGTGGATGTAATGGACCTGGAGGTGATGGTGGCAACTATGGTGGTGGTCCTGGTTCTAGAGGTAGAGGAGGCTATGGTGGAGGTGGACCAGGATATGGAAACCAAGGAGGTGGATATGGTGGCGGTGGTGGAGGATATGATGGTTACAACGAAGGAGGAAATTTTGGAGGTAACTATGGTGGTGGTGGGAACTATAATGATTTTGGAAATTATAGTGGACAACAGCAATCAAATTATGGACCCATGAAGGGGGACAGTTTTGGTGGAAGAAGCTCGGGCAGTCCCTATGGTGGTGGTTATGGATCTGGTGGTGGAAGTGGTGGATACGGTAGCAGAAGGTTCtaa